Proteins from a single region of Pseudodesulfovibrio portus:
- a CDS encoding helix-turn-helix domain-containing protein: MGKTPANTDVRFWRDPDLPGVEVRYSSYNEEAFRDHAHAAYSIGFLESGRTVFQLEGEPHAAVGGQMVFIGPHMVHACNPDSDSDMAYRMFYVDPHWLSSVATEVFGHPVDAVSFPRPVADDPELAALWRTLHEAIMDGADRLEKESLLVQGLADVIARHAEMGGPGEPAGNEAAVRKVKDHLAANLTGRVSLDELSAVAHLSRYHLLRVFQGAVGLPPHAYQNQLRVDLGKKLLAGGMAISQAAVEAGFGDQSHFSRIFKKYTGATPKQYRDASA, translated from the coding sequence ATGGGCAAGACACCGGCCAACACTGACGTGCGCTTTTGGCGCGACCCGGACCTGCCGGGCGTGGAGGTGCGCTATTCCTCGTACAACGAGGAGGCGTTCCGAGACCATGCGCATGCCGCCTACTCCATCGGGTTCCTGGAGTCGGGCCGGACCGTCTTCCAGTTGGAAGGCGAGCCGCACGCCGCCGTTGGCGGGCAGATGGTCTTCATCGGGCCGCACATGGTCCACGCCTGCAACCCGGATTCCGATTCGGACATGGCCTACCGCATGTTCTACGTGGACCCGCACTGGCTGTCCTCGGTGGCGACGGAGGTCTTCGGGCATCCCGTGGACGCGGTTTCCTTTCCCCGCCCCGTGGCCGACGACCCGGAGCTGGCGGCGCTCTGGCGCACCCTGCACGAGGCCATCATGGACGGCGCGGACCGGTTGGAAAAGGAGTCGCTGCTGGTACAGGGGCTGGCCGACGTCATCGCCCGGCATGCGGAAATGGGCGGCCCCGGGGAACCGGCGGGAAACGAGGCGGCGGTGCGCAAGGTCAAGGATCACCTGGCCGCCAACCTGACCGGCCGGGTCAGCCTGGACGAGCTGTCCGCAGTGGCCCACCTGTCCCGCTACCACCTGCTCAGGGTCTTCCAGGGGGCCGTCGGCCTGCCGCCCCACGCCTACCAGAACCAGCTGCGGGTGGACCTGGGGAAAAAGCTGCTGGCCGGGGGCATGGCCATAAGTCAGGCCGCAGTGGAGGCCGGGTTCGGCGATCAGAGCCACTTCTCCCGCATCTTCAAGAAGTACACGGGCGCGACCCCCAAGCAGTATCGGGACGCCTCGGCGTAA
- a CDS encoding DMT family transporter: protein MEENVSAAGNPARRYAEFVAPLCLAGAVFLWGTSFMATKSALAGFAPMTAMWLRMALASLVVLCVRKRIPAPRYKQGDWKVLGFLCLMQPCLYFLFEGYAVSLTTSSQAGMLSALVPLLVAVGAWVVLKEPMSIMGIVGLVTSIGGVVWLSLGGAPDESAPNPALGNLLEVAALTCAAIYMVVMKRLSVRYSTWWLTGMQCVAGAIFFLPGVFLGGSMPLADIPVAAWLGVGYLGLFVTLGAFGLYNMAMTFMPAGKAAMAINLVSPVALIAGWLLLGESMTPMQLIACSVIGFGVWLGRRG from the coding sequence ATGGAAGAGAACGTTTCCGCAGCAGGAAATCCTGCCCGGCGATATGCTGAATTCGTGGCCCCCCTCTGCCTTGCCGGGGCGGTGTTCCTTTGGGGCACCTCGTTCATGGCGACCAAATCGGCTCTTGCGGGATTTGCGCCCATGACGGCGATGTGGCTGCGCATGGCCTTGGCCTCGCTGGTCGTGCTGTGCGTCCGCAAGCGGATTCCCGCGCCCCGGTACAAACAGGGAGACTGGAAGGTGCTGGGCTTCCTGTGCCTGATGCAGCCGTGTCTCTATTTCCTGTTCGAAGGGTATGCGGTGAGCCTGACCACCTCGAGCCAGGCCGGGATGCTCTCGGCGCTGGTGCCGCTGCTGGTGGCCGTGGGGGCGTGGGTGGTGCTCAAGGAGCCCATGTCCATAATGGGCATCGTGGGCCTGGTCACTTCCATCGGCGGGGTGGTCTGGCTGTCCCTGGGCGGCGCGCCGGACGAGTCGGCACCGAACCCCGCCCTGGGAAACCTGCTTGAGGTGGCCGCCTTGACCTGCGCGGCCATCTACATGGTGGTCATGAAACGGTTGAGCGTGCGCTATTCCACGTGGTGGCTGACCGGCATGCAGTGCGTGGCCGGGGCAATATTTTTCCTGCCCGGCGTGTTCCTGGGCGGTTCCATGCCCCTGGCGGACATTCCCGTCGCCGCCTGGCTGGGTGTCGGGTATCTGGGCCTGTTCGTCACCCTGGGCGCGTTCGGGCTGTACAACATGGCCATGACGTTCATGCCAGCGGGCAAGGCGGCCATGGCCATCAACCTGGTTTCGCCGGTGGCGCTCATCGCGGGTTGGCTCCTGCTCGGGGAGTCCATGACCCCCATGCAGCTGATCGCCTGCAGCGTGATCGGCTTCGGTGTCTGGCTGGGGAGAAGGGGCTAA
- a CDS encoding phosphotransacetylase family protein, with product MAGLYIGSTTGYSGKNMIVMGLGLRLQKDGFNVGYMKPVGAMPMEIDGKLGDEDAAFVQDVLGVQADPEMVTPVVVTQDFKVKAFTGKMTGLLDKIAEGYATVSEGKDVTLVAGSGSMYSGKYCDTDAISVIKKLGTKTIIIDRFQKELKYDYLMVMKEILGDLMVGVILNDVPPNFMDEIDQLLGPALEAKGVKILGVIPRDPLMGAIKVGDLADRLGGKIISAHGKAERVVETFLIGTMQVENFMTHFRKKKNSAIIVGGDRSDVQLVALEGDCPCLILTGNLYPNDIILTRSEVLETPIIMVREDTFTVAKKMDDILSRHKLRDAIKIKQGAELVSDNIDFEFLKKELGLK from the coding sequence ATGGCAGGTCTCTACATCGGATCGACAACGGGATACTCGGGCAAGAACATGATCGTCATGGGCCTGGGACTACGCCTGCAGAAGGACGGTTTCAACGTCGGCTACATGAAGCCGGTGGGCGCCATGCCCATGGAGATCGACGGCAAGCTCGGAGACGAGGACGCCGCATTCGTGCAGGACGTGCTCGGGGTCCAGGCCGATCCTGAAATGGTCACCCCCGTGGTGGTCACCCAGGATTTCAAGGTCAAGGCTTTCACCGGCAAGATGACGGGCCTGCTGGACAAGATCGCCGAAGGCTACGCGACCGTGTCCGAAGGCAAGGACGTGACCCTGGTGGCCGGCTCGGGCTCCATGTACTCGGGCAAGTACTGCGACACCGACGCCATCTCCGTGATCAAGAAGCTCGGCACCAAGACCATCATCATCGACCGCTTCCAGAAAGAGCTCAAATACGACTACCTCATGGTCATGAAGGAGATTCTGGGCGACCTGATGGTCGGGGTCATCCTGAACGACGTGCCGCCCAATTTCATGGACGAGATCGACCAGCTCCTGGGCCCGGCCCTGGAGGCCAAGGGCGTCAAGATTCTGGGCGTGATCCCGCGCGACCCGCTCATGGGCGCCATCAAGGTGGGCGACCTGGCCGACCGGCTGGGCGGCAAGATCATCTCCGCCCACGGCAAGGCCGAACGGGTGGTCGAGACCTTCCTCATCGGCACCATGCAGGTCGAGAACTTCATGACCCACTTCCGCAAGAAGAAGAACTCCGCCATCATCGTGGGCGGCGACCGGTCCGACGTGCAGCTGGTGGCGCTGGAAGGCGACTGCCCCTGCCTGATCCTGACCGGCAACCTCTACCCCAACGACATCATCCTGACCCGCTCCGAGGTCCTGGAAACGCCCATCATCATGGTCCGCGAAGACACCTTCACCGTGGCCAAGAAGATGGACGACATCCTGTCCCGCCACAAACTGCGCGACGCCATCAAGATCAAGCAGGGCGCCGAGCTGGTGTCCGACAACATCGACTTCGAATTCCTGAAAAAGGAACTCGGGCTCAAGTAG